The Bacillus carboniphilus genome contains a region encoding:
- a CDS encoding aldo/keto reductase, producing MSQFPIKKRHISNSPIVLGCMGFGGERGTDHYSQDDIYKMEIAIDAALSSGITMFDHADIYRNGKAEKVFGEVLKANPSLRNKIVIQSKCGIRFPDDLGPKRYDFSKEYIIQSVDNILQRLTIDSIDVLLLHRPDPLIEPEEVAEAFEWLKSSGKVQHFGVSNMNKSQMELMNAYLEDPLIVNQLEMSLRKLDWVNEGISVNQQIGLNNYFADGLLEYSKLIDVQIQAWGSLANGIYSGRGQANVSKTEKNTIQLVNKLAEEKNTSPEAIVIGWLMRHPVKVQPVIGTTNPERIQKCADGVQQSKLMTREEWYELYVTSRGDELP from the coding sequence CCCTATCGTTTTAGGATGTATGGGGTTTGGAGGAGAGCGGGGTACTGACCATTATTCCCAAGATGATATATATAAAATGGAGATAGCCATTGATGCCGCTCTTTCTTCTGGAATCACGATGTTCGATCATGCAGATATATACCGTAATGGAAAAGCAGAGAAAGTATTCGGTGAGGTGTTAAAGGCAAACCCCTCACTTCGAAATAAGATCGTCATTCAAAGCAAATGTGGGATTCGTTTTCCTGATGACTTAGGTCCAAAAAGGTATGATTTTTCAAAAGAGTACATTATACAATCTGTTGATAACATATTACAAAGACTTACTATTGATTCTATAGATGTTCTCCTTCTTCATCGACCAGATCCACTCATAGAACCTGAAGAGGTTGCTGAAGCATTTGAATGGTTAAAATCCTCTGGAAAGGTTCAACATTTTGGCGTTTCCAATATGAACAAATCACAAATGGAACTAATGAATGCTTATCTTGAGGACCCTCTCATTGTTAATCAATTAGAAATGAGTCTACGAAAACTTGATTGGGTTAACGAAGGAATTTCGGTTAATCAACAAATAGGTTTAAACAATTATTTTGCCGATGGACTATTGGAGTACAGCAAACTAATTGATGTGCAAATCCAAGCATGGGGTTCTCTCGCAAACGGGATTTATTCTGGAAGAGGACAAGCTAATGTATCGAAAACAGAAAAGAATACAATTCAATTAGTGAACAAACTTGCAGAAGAAAAGAACACTTCTCCTGAAGCGATTGTCATTGGCTGGTTAATGCGTCACCCTGTCAAGGTTCAACCAGTAATCGGTACAACAAATCCGGAACGCATTCAAAAGTGCGCAGATGGAGTGCAGCAATCAAAATTAATGACACGAGAAGAATGGTATGAGCTATACGTAACGTCTAGGGGAGACGAATTGCCATAA